The following proteins are co-located in the Castanea sativa cultivar Marrone di Chiusa Pesio chromosome 8, ASM4071231v1 genome:
- the LOC142606235 gene encoding uncharacterized protein LOC142606235 encodes MAEEGGHISEMGRRRSARILALEEERKRKMKMKMKMKKTEAEEVVEHKAEVLLHSQQQVHDQKHQHGLVSRTTAPSTTVRQYGRRRVCKRKRLQDVAATSLAYPSQQIGENRKYGGIAIRNDPRATSSFLQQMPEKRALELVLDILQRRDTHAIFAQPVNPQEVEDYHKIIKQPMDFGTMRAKLQHGMYTSLAQFERDVFLVSCNAMHFNAPTTIFYREARGIHELAQKVFHTLKTNPQNFGLAVSPARRRPGSRDGFETEKRQTYRPCTPFANGNEALVSSVYSAPKPIVHITNADLDYKKSLMRFAKELGPMAQTVTNRKLEQYLQIEASHNQSQSTPILPPAMTPNYQVPGPSLMQPPASLGGVNKGKMPETQSVLHDFPWDLNVNACANMPLNIHSDPSKEQSTHSSSHRINIKDGANKGKMVCGDMSRMDLNRTYLRGMVPPSDRLRIGSNPPIENAHFNSTKGVTIGSSGEIAANRRKDGNFLVPNSKGKGKMVSTDDNNMDHLPRKIAHQNQSQQLGLGSHFPFAGKENMSSNAGNYGVTNMSSNYTNVEMMMMPKSTQVGNQVQPSQLGKLQSKLMDLISKSPYSDTSFLHPQAAKLLSQPITSLPCFGTQNEGGVYSAVQPSHLVDWSQHSSQREFPNMQMQVNKNKDSDSGAILHQPSKLVAAQKMALLHAMSFYEKETPEGRQAAEASDAKKLDLALQL; translated from the exons ATGGCTGAGGAGGGAGGACATATATCAGAAatggggaggaggaggagtgCCCGAATATTGGCATTGGAAgaggaaaggaagagaaagatgaagatgaagatgaagatgaagaagacgGAGGCTGAGGAAGTGGTGGAACACAAAGCTGAGGTCCTGCTGCATTCTCAGCAACAAGTGCATGATCAGAAGCACCAACATGGTCTAGTTTCACGTACAACTGCACCTTCTACTACTGTCAGGCAGTACGGCCGCAGGAGGGTCTGCAAGCGCAAAAGACTCCAAGATGTAGCTGCCACTTCTCTTGCTTACCCATCTCAACAG ATTGGAGAAAACCGAAAGTATGGAGGTATTGCAATCAGAAATG ATCCACGAGCAACTTCTTCATTTCTTCAACAAATGCCAGAAAAACGAGCGCTCGAGCTTGTCCTTGATATACTGCAAAG GAGAGACACACATGCAATATTTGCTCAGCCAGTTAATCCTCAAGAG GTGGAGGACTATCACAAAATCATAAAGCAGCCAATGGATTTTGGCACAATGAGGGCTAAACTTCAGCATGGAATGTATACAAGCTTAGCACAATTTGAG CGTGATGTGTTTCTAGTTTCCTGCAATGCAATGCATTTTAATGCACCCACTACCATATTCTATAGAGAG GCACGTGGTATACATGAACTGGCACAGAAGGTTTTTCATACTCTGAAAACCAATCCACAGAATTTTGGGTTGGCGGTCTCTCCAGCAAGAAGACGCCCAG GGTCTAGAGATGGCTTTGAAACAGAAAAGCGTCAAACATATAGGCCTTGTACCCCTTTTGCCAATGGGAATGAGGCACTAGTTTCATCAGTCTACAGTGCTCCAAAACCAATTGTTCAT ATTACTAATGCGGACCTTGATTACAAAAAAAGTCTGATGCGGTTTGCTAAAGAGTTGGGACCAATGGCTCAAACGGTTACCAATAGGAAATTGGAGCAATATCTGCAGATTGAAGCTTCACATAATCAATCCCAGAGTACTCCAATACTCCCTCCGGCAATGACTCCAAATTATCAAGTTCCTGGACCATCTCTCATGCAGCCTCCTGCTTCTCTGGGTGGTGTTAACAAAGGCAAAATGCCTGAGACTCAGAGTGTCCTCCATGACTTTCCTTGGGATTTGAATGTCAATGCCTGCGCCAACATGCCATTGAACATTCATAGTGATCCCTCCAAAGAACAAAGCACCCACTCCAGCAGTCACAGGATTAATATCAAAGATggtgccaacaaaggaaagatgGTTTGCGGAGACATGAGCAGAATGGACCTAAATAGAACTTATCTAAGAGGCATGGTGCCCCCATCTGACAGACTGAGAATTGGAAGCAATCCACCAATTGAAAACGCTCACTTCAATAGCACAAAGGGTGTTACGATTGGTTCCTCAGGAGAAATAGCTGCCAACAGACGTAAAGATGGGAACTTTTTGGTTCCAAATTCTAAAGGCAAGGGGAAAATGGTTAGTACTGATGATAACAACATGGACCATCTTCCTAGGAAAATTGCTCATCAAAATCAAAGCCAACAGCTTGGGTTAGGCTCACATTTCCCTTTTGCTGGAAAGGAAAATATGAGTAGTAATGCTGGGAATTATGGGGTCACAAACATGTCCAGCAACTACACGAATGtagagatgatgatgatgccaaaatctACACAAGTAGGTAACCAGGTGCAGCCAAGTCAATTGGGGAAATTACAGTCAAAGCTGATGGACTTGATTTCAAAAAGCCCTTATTCAGACACATCTTTCTTGCATCCACAAGCTGCAAAGTTGTTGTCTCAACCCATCACTTCCTTGCCTTGTTTTGGCACACAGAATGAGGGTGGAGTTTACTCTGCGGTACAGCCTAGTCACTTGGTGGATTGGAGCCAACACTCAAGTCAGAGAGAATTTCCAAATATGCAAATGCAGGTTAACAAGAACAAAGACTCTGACAGTGGTGCAATACTACACCAACCATCAAAGCTTGTAGCAGCTCAGAAAATGGCTTTGTTACATGCAATGAGTTTCTATGAAAAAGAAACTCCTGAAGGCCGGCAAGCCGCGGAGGCCAGTGATGCCAAAAAGCTTGATTTAGCTCTTCAGCTGTGA